The Legionellales bacterium genome includes the window CGCCACAAAATGGATGATGACTCACATCTAAGCGTCCGCAATTAAAATCAAATCCAATCGTTTGCATTAACGCCACGCTTAATTGTTTTTGCTGATCAATGGGAAACGTTCCTGCTAAAGGTTGCAATGCGGGTTGTTTTGCAATAATTTTCTGGATTAAACTGGGTAATGCATTTTTAAGCGTAGTAAATATCGGATCGATTACGGCTTGGTTAATATCGGGAGAATATTCGTCGATTAATAAATCGTAGCCATTTTTTTGGAACTCTTGTTCGCGGATAGCATTAATTTCACGAATGGCATTAAAGGATTTTTGCAATAAAGGCTGAAAATCACGCCAATTATTTTGTGCTCGTAAATTTCGCCATGCTTGCTCGCACGCTAACGCTGCTTGGGTTTTTTGAGTGATTAATGCGGCTGGAATACAGGTAGCGTTCTTATAGTGTTTTTCCATTAATGCCAAATTACGTTGTTGCCAGGGATCGTCTAAATTTTCTTGTTTTGCCTGGGAAAGCCACTCAGCAATCCGCTTATCGACGGTCATTTCGTGAATAATGCCATGCAAACTTGCAATCGCACGACTGCGTGAATTGCCACTGCCTGCGGGCATAATCACAGACTCATCCCAAGAGACAATATTGCTGAGCTGTTGTAAATGATCGATACGTTGAAAATGTTCTTCTAAGCAGTGATAAGCTTTCATATTGACTCCGTCGTTGTTAGAATGGGCGCACCTGAATAAAGTGATTAACTACCGAGATTACCATATGTCGAATATTGATGAAATGTTTGATTTGGCACAAGCCGCACAAAAAAATAGTTACTGCGTTTATTCCAATTTTGCCGTTGGCTGTTGTATTAAATCGAGCCAAGACCATTTATACGCGGGATGTAACTATGAAAATGCCTCATTTTCATTAACGGCGTGCGCTGAAACCAGTGCAATTGCTCAAATGATTACAGCGGGCGAACAAGAAATTAAAGAAATTTTAATTCTTGGCCAAGATCACATTCTCTGTTTTCCGTGTGGCGCCTGCTTACAGCGCATCAGCGAATTTGCGGAGCCCACCACGTTAGTGCATTTATGTCAAAGTCAGGGCGTAGTAAAAACCCTCAAATTAAATGAATTATTGCCTTATGCATTTGGCTCTGAAAATTTGGAGAAATCAATATGACCATGTCTTTTCCTCACCAAGCCTGTGAAGTAATTCAATCAAAAATTGGAGAATTAAAACCAAAATTAGGTATCATTCTTGGTTCTGGCTTAAGCGCAATCGCCAAAACCATT containing:
- the cdd gene encoding cytidine deaminase, which codes for MSNIDEMFDLAQAAQKNSYCVYSNFAVGCCIKSSQDHLYAGCNYENASFSLTACAETSAIAQMITAGEQEIKEILILGQDHILCFPCGACLQRISEFAEPTTLVHLCQSQGVVKTLKLNELLPYAFGSENLEKSI